The nucleotide window TTGGATCATTTTCTGCATAAATTTGAGAAACCTTGTCTGAAGTGACATTATCGTAGCGTCTAAAGCGACCTGAGAAAAGATATACAGTTATGCCATCCGGATCAATCTGTTCACATTTTCTTGCTAAAGCCAGGGTAGACTCTTGGGCAATTTCCCAACGAGACTTTCCGCCGGGTTGATCGGAAATAGACATACTGCCACTTTTATCAATAATAAGGGTATAATCCCGATCTTGAACTACAGAATCTCCCGCCATAATCGGATACAACCTCCGTTCGATGAGCGTCTTTCTTTATTTAGGCTATTACCAAGGTAAGTCAGTTTCCTAAAAATCCAGATTTTTCTTACAATTTATTAAACCTTTCGGTCAATGTACCCTGACATAAAACACTCCAAATGTAAAGTGATGTAAACAGAGTTTATAAAAATCTTTAAAGATCGACTAAAACAAAATTAAAGCTTTAATGTAGAACATCACAGACGTTTCGTTTTTTGAAGGATATGGCAATGGAGCAAGGAACACAAAAATATCGCATGGTTTGCACTTTAACCTTCGGGGATATTTACGGTCAAATCATTGTTTGGTTAATCGTTATTTTTATCACTTTGGCATCAGCGTTAGCATTATGGAGTACAACTCGTCAAATTTACGCTTTAGCGACTGTAGGAATAGTTTTACTGCTATCTTTACCCTTTTTAGTCTTCGCTTTTGTGACAACTTTACTCAACCATATTGAGTTTATGCCCCTAGAAGAAGGCGCTTCTACTCGTCAATTTACCCCCGGCGGCACAGTTAAAGGAACTCAAAAACCTGCTCAAGCAGCCGGGTAATTATACTCAATTTAATTAACAGTAAATAGTTAACAGTATTCACCCTAACCGATTACTGTTAACTGTTAACTGTTAACTGTTCACTGTTAACTGTTAACTCATTAAGCTCCCATTCCGGAATAATGTTTTAATCCCCGTCGCCATAACCAACGGTTCACAAAGAAAAAGATCACACCCCATCCGATAATAATTAAACTTCCCTCAATAAAATTAACCGGTAAATCCGTTAATAAAGCAGCCGGAAAATAAACAAAATAAGGAAAAGGAGTCCAAAATAAAATTTCTCTAACCAGAGGAGGAAATACATCTAAAGGAGCAATCATTCCTGACAAAAAGATATAAAATAAAAACCAAAATTGCTCAATAGCATTCGCTCTTTCCGTCCAAAAAGAAAACATAGAAAAGGTATATTGAACGATAAACCGCACAGAAAACGCTAAGATAACCGCAACAGCAAAATAGAATAGATTGATAACATTAGGTATCCAAATCGCTTTAGGATAGAGCCAAAAGAATAACAAAATGAACAACAATATCATAGGAAGACGGGTAAACTTTTCTGAAATATGTCTAGCTACATGATGCCAAACTGGATCGATCGGTTGTAACAATCGAAAAGAAAGATGACCCTCCACAACTTCTCTTTCAAAATCCCAAATCACCCAAACCGTTGTTAACTGTCGTACCAAAAAAACAGCAAAAAAATAACGAGCAAATTGGAGAGAATCAAGAGCAAAGTCACCGCTTTGAGAAGCTTCAATCCAAACCCCCATTAAAATAAGAGGTAAACATCCCGATAACGCCCATAAAAATATTTCTGCTCGATATTCAAGCATATGGGCATAATGAGTCATCAGTAAAACAAACGCTTTTTTAAATAGTAATTTCATAATTAATAAACGTTAATTAACACCTACAACTCCTGTACTAAATAAACGAGCAATTACATCTTCAACAGGAGGCTCACTAACACTTAAATCTAACACCTCTAACTGTGCTAAAATATCCGCGATCGTTGTTGTTAATTTTTCTCGTGGAACTAAAAACCGCACTTCTTGTCCTTCTATCCCTTCAATTTCTGCAAATTTAGTTAACTCAATTTCAGGAACAGGATGAGCTAATTCTACTTTAACTTCTCGGCAAGGAGCAAACCGTTCCAATAATTCATCGAGACTTCCATCATACATTAATTGCCCTTGATGAATCAGCAACACCCGTTTACACAAAGCCGTAATATCAGCCATATAATGACTGGTTAACAGAATTGTTGCTTGATAACGCTCATTATACTCCCGTAAAAACTCTCGGACTGCTGCCTGTGCATTAACATCTAATCCTAAAGTGGGTTCATCCAGAAATAAGACTTTTGGGTGATGTAATAAAGCCGCCAATAATTCAGCTTTCATCCGTTCTCCTAAAGATAATTTTCTGACCGGTTGGGTTAGTTTTGCTCCTAAAGACAGCATTTCCGATAACTCCCCAAGGCGTTGCTGAAAAATTTTATCCGGGATATTGTAAACGGCGGCATTAATTTTTAAAGAGTCAAGCGCCGGCAAATCCCATAATAATTGCTGTTTTTGTCCCATAACTAAACT belongs to Gloeothece citriformis PCC 7424 and includes:
- a CDS encoding ABC transporter ATP-binding protein, whose translation is MTIVVVENLSKVYPVAIKQPGLKGTLTHFFRRQYREVKAVQDVSFTIDTGEMVGFLGPNGAGKTTTLKMLTGLIHPSRGQVRVAGYVPFRRQSQFLQKTSLVMGQKQQLLWDLPALDSLKINAAVYNIPDKIFQQRLGELSEMLSLGAKLTQPVRKLSLGERMKAELLAALLHHPKVLFLDEPTLGLDVNAQAAVREFLREYNERYQATILLTSHYMADITALCKRVLLIHQGQLMYDGSLDELLERFAPCREVKVELAHPVPEIELTKFAEIEGIEGQEVRFLVPREKLTTTIADILAQLEVLDLSVSEPPVEDVIARLFSTGVVGVN
- a CDS encoding ABC transporter permease, which codes for MKLLFKKAFVLLMTHYAHMLEYRAEIFLWALSGCLPLILMGVWIEASQSGDFALDSLQFARYFFAVFLVRQLTTVWVIWDFEREVVEGHLSFRLLQPIDPVWHHVARHISEKFTRLPMILLFILLFFWLYPKAIWIPNVINLFYFAVAVILAFSVRFIVQYTFSMFSFWTERANAIEQFWFLFYIFLSGMIAPLDVFPPLVREILFWTPFPYFVYFPAALLTDLPVNFIEGSLIIIGWGVIFFFVNRWLWRRGLKHYSGMGA